The Candidatus Sulfotelmatobacter sp. genome includes the window CCTTGCTCGCCCTCCTTCCCAATCTCGCGATCGGAAAAGTGACTTCGCTCGAGCCCCGGACGCCGCACCAACCGGAAAAACTTAAGAAGCTGTCAAAGAACGATTCCGTTGTACTCCTTCTATATTTTCAGTCAACGAAAAATACGCGATTGTAAGTACATGCGTTTTCAATCGAGTGCAGCGCGTCCACAGGGGGATGACCGATTTTAGTGCAAGTGCCAATTCTTCTTTCTGCAAAGTCCGCGCCCGACGCGGCTTTCCCCACATCTATCGACCTGGATCGATGTTAAGGGTAGGTCTGGGCTCGGTTACAGCCTTGTGAATATCGCGCGCTTCCCGCGTCTGGCGGGGGTTTGCGTTGGCACTCCGGAGGCCGGGAAGCCCCCGCAGCCGCGGCCCACAAGTGCAATGCAAATGGATGCGAGTCACCAATCACCGAGACTACTCGCTGCACACTGGCTCATTGCAGTTGGTAGTTGACCTGGATTTGGGTCTCAACCATTACTGGCTCCCCTAGCAGCAGGTACGGACGATACTTCCACTGGCGCACGGCATTAACGGCAGAGACAACTAACTCGAGCGGGCCATCGAGAGCCTCAATATCCATCACATCCCCCGTCCTGTTGATTTCCGCTTGCATAGTCACTGTGCCTTGAATATGAGCGTACCGGGCTTCAATGGGATATATGGGCGGGACTTTTTTGATCAGCAGGCCAGTTGTAACCCCTGAAGAGACCCTGACTCTTTGCGGGACGGTCGGTAGCGGATTCACTGGTTGGGCGTTCGGCTTGGTGACTGGCAGTACTGCCGGCGCTTGCGAGGACGGCGCGTTTGCGGTCGGCAGCTCAGCCGTCAGCGAACTCAGAGTTGCGAAAGCCTTCTCCACCGCGTTTCGGGTTGTTCCCCGGATACTCCACAGCAAAAAGTAATCCTTCGCCACACTGCAAATCACGGAGCCCTCTCTAGCGCCGTCGTGATATTCAAAGTCCCCACGATAGAAGTCGCGTCCGGCGACCTCGAATCGATCGAACTCGCCCTTCAGTTTCGCCTGCTTGTGCCGCTGAAGGCTGGTAGCGACCGCGTCCAGGTACGCCTTGCAATCGGTGCCTAAGCGGTCAACCGCCCAGCAAAGTGAAGGAGGAATTCACCTGCGACAGCTCGGCGTTTTGTGGAACATAGACGGCGGCAAGAAGCACATAGGTGCCTCGTTGGGAGGCCTCCGAGGCCATCTTTTTCTGTACGAGTTGTGTTTCCCGTATCCAGTCGCGCGAGAGCGGATACGCGAGGCCGAAATACTCGTTGGAGTACGTGTCATCCCTAAACATGCCCAGCGCCGGCGCCGATGCCCGCGCCGGTCCGGACTTTCCCCGGAGTCGAAACGTAA containing:
- a CDS encoding energy transducer TonB; the protein is MICSVAKDYFLLWSIRGTTRNAVEKAFATLSSLTAELPTANAPSSQAPAVLPVTKPNAQPVNPLPTVPQRVRVSSGVTTGLLIKKVPPIYPIEARYAHIQGTVTMQAEINRTGDVMDIEALDGPLELVVSAVNAVRQWKYRPYLLLGEPVMVETQIQVNYQLQ